Proteins from a single region of Palaemon carinicauda isolate YSFRI2023 chromosome 32, ASM3689809v2, whole genome shotgun sequence:
- the LOC137625608 gene encoding piggyBac transposable element-derived protein 4-like, with translation MTKKEANRILGSGDIISLENLSAYYGLRLLAGVYKSHGESLRSLWDDIYGRPIFRATMSLETFMKYSGFIRFHDKETRARRRSADKLAPIRDIWNIWVERLPLMYNISSTVTINEQLLPFRGKYPLRQYIPSKPDRYGIKIWAACDAENS, from the coding sequence atgacaaaaaaagaagcTAATCGCAtcttgggttcaggagatataattagccTAGAAAACCTGAGTGCATATTATGGATTACGTCTTTTAGCAGGAGTTTATAAATCTCATGGagagtctcttaggagtctttgggatgacatatatggacgtcctatatttcgagctacaatgtctcttgaaacctttatgaaatattctgGGTTCATTAGATTTCATGATAAAGAAACAAGAGCTCGAAGGAGATCCGcagacaaacttgctcctattagagatatttggaacatttgggttgagagactccctctgatgtataacatatcatcaactgttaccataaatgaacaactgcttccttttagaggaaagtatCCATTAAGGCAGTATATTCCATCAAAACCTGATAGATATGGGATAAAGATTTGGGCAGCATGTGATGCAGAGAATAGTTAA